A stretch of the Clostridium sp. 'White wine YQ' genome encodes the following:
- a CDS encoding UDP-N-acetylglucosamine 1-carboxyvinyltransferase yields the protein MERLVIEGGRSLKGEVDINGAKNAAVAILPAAILASENKCLIDNIPDIEDVHCLERILKGLGCSVNKIDRNTLEIDATTIASVDACTEDVRRMRASYYFIGALLARFKEAKVDLPGGCPIGVRPIDQHIKGFEALGADVTIEHGAVRVKAEKLKGANVFFDVVSVGATINVMIAATLAEGTTVLENVAKEPHVVDVANFLNSMGADVKGAGTDVIRIKGVDSLKGCNYSVIPDQIEAGTFMIAAVATGGDVLVKNVIPKHLESISAKLIEMGAKVEEGDDSVRVYVEGALKGVNIKTAPYPGFPTDVQQPMSTLLSSVAGRSIITESIWESRHKHIDELKKMGANIKVEGRTAIIDGVKKLTGAITKATDLRAGAAMVIAGLIAEGKTEILSIEHIDRGYPHIEEKFKALGAQITRIETE from the coding sequence ATGGAAAGATTAGTTATAGAGGGAGGCAGGTCCTTAAAAGGAGAAGTTGATATAAATGGTGCCAAAAATGCTGCGGTTGCCATTCTACCAGCTGCCATTTTAGCTAGTGAAAATAAATGTTTAATCGATAATATACCTGACATAGAGGATGTACATTGTTTAGAAAGAATACTTAAGGGATTAGGTTGTTCTGTAAATAAAATTGATAGAAATACATTAGAAATAGACGCAACAACAATTGCAAGCGTAGATGCATGCACAGAAGATGTGAGGAGAATGAGAGCTTCTTACTATTTTATTGGTGCACTTTTAGCTAGGTTTAAGGAAGCAAAAGTTGACCTTCCAGGGGGATGCCCTATAGGAGTAAGACCAATTGACCAACATATAAAAGGATTTGAGGCATTAGGTGCAGACGTAACTATAGAGCATGGAGCAGTTAGAGTAAAGGCAGAAAAGTTAAAAGGAGCCAACGTATTTTTTGATGTTGTAAGCGTTGGAGCAACTATTAATGTTATGATAGCAGCAACATTAGCAGAGGGAACTACTGTGCTTGAAAATGTTGCAAAGGAACCACATGTTGTTGATGTGGCGAATTTTCTGAACTCCATGGGAGCAGATGTTAAGGGCGCGGGAACAGATGTTATAAGAATTAAGGGGGTAGACTCACTTAAGGGATGTAACTATAGTGTTATACCGGACCAAATTGAAGCTGGTACATTTATGATTGCAGCTGTTGCAACAGGAGGAGATGTATTAGTTAAGAATGTTATTCCTAAGCACTTAGAGTCTATTTCAGCAAAACTTATTGAAATGGGCGCTAAGGTAGAAGAGGGTGACGATTCAGTAAGAGTTTATGTAGAGGGAGCATTAAAAGGTGTAAATATAAAAACAGCACCATACCCAGGATTCCCAACTGATGTTCAGCAACCAATGTCAACTTTATTAAGTTCTGTAGCCGGAAGAAGTATTATTACAGAATCTATATGGGAAAGTAGACATAAACATATAGATGAGCTTAAGAAAATGGGAGCAAACATAAAGGTTGAAGGAAGAACTGCAATTATAGATGGAGTTAAGAAATTAACTGGAGCTATAACTAAAGCGACAGACCTTAGAGCAGGAGCAGCTATGGTTATTGCAGGACTTATAGCAGAAGGAAAAACAGAAATATTAAGTATAGAACATATAGATAGAGGGTATCCTCATATTGAAGAAAAGTTTAAAGCACTAGGAGCCCAAATAACAAGAATAGAAACTGAATAA
- a CDS encoding MBL fold metallo-hydrolase, with translation MIFCSLYSGSSGNSIFVGSENAKILVDAGLPGKKIDEALESIGQNPKELDGIFITHEHTDHIKGVGVISRKYDIPIYANDSTWCAMESGLGKIKEHNIRVMDKRTTVEIKDISVKSFNIPHDAAGPVGYTFFSKGKQASVATDFGTFTEEIRDNIRDSEVILLESNHDIEMLKYGPYPYVLKRRILSEIGHLSNEDCGKAIVDLFSNGKLKNLFLGHLSNTNNHPDLAYQTVINVLNENNIKVNVDLGVAIAERHRPSNYIEF, from the coding sequence ATGATTTTTTGTTCACTATATAGTGGGAGCAGCGGAAACTCAATTTTCGTTGGTTCAGAGAACGCAAAAATCTTGGTAGATGCAGGTCTTCCAGGAAAAAAGATAGATGAAGCTCTTGAATCCATAGGGCAAAATCCAAAAGAATTAGATGGGATATTTATAACTCATGAGCATACAGATCATATTAAAGGGGTTGGAGTAATATCTAGAAAATATGATATTCCAATCTACGCAAATGATTCTACTTGGTGTGCAATGGAATCAGGTTTAGGAAAAATAAAAGAACATAATATAAGAGTGATGGACAAGCGAACTACTGTAGAAATAAAAGATATTAGTGTTAAATCATTTAATATTCCACATGATGCAGCAGGACCAGTTGGATATACCTTCTTTTCTAAAGGAAAGCAAGCTAGTGTGGCAACTGACTTTGGAACATTTACAGAGGAAATAAGGGATAATATAAGAGACTCTGAGGTAATACTACTAGAGAGCAATCATGATATTGAGATGTTAAAGTATGGACCATATCCTTATGTTCTAAAAAGAAGAATTTTAAGTGAAATAGGCCATTTATCAAATGAAGATTGTGGCAAAGCTATAGTAGATTTATTTTCTAATGGAAAGCTTAAGAATTTATTTTTAGGTCACTTAAGTAATACAAATAATCACCCTGATTTAGCATATCAAACAGTAATTAATGTACTTAATGAGAACAATATTAAGGTAAATGTAGATCTTGGAGTAGCAATTGCTGAAAGGCATAGACCAAGTAATTATATAGAATTCTAA
- a CDS encoding CxxH/CxxC protein — MDNKILACEEHIDEALDEFIVEKETFPILEKVQEGVCSFCEKDASYSLEKQG, encoded by the coding sequence ATGGATAACAAAATATTAGCATGTGAGGAACATATAGACGAAGCTTTAGATGAATTCATTGTAGAGAAAGAAACATTTCCAATCTTGGAGAAGGTTCAAGAAGGAGTATGTAGTTTTTGTGAAAAAGATGCAAGCTATTCCTTGGAAAAACAGGGATAA
- a CDS encoding SEC-C metal-binding domain-containing protein, producing the protein MSLYKQWTDMVVEYVKTRGEEAFWEEYSDIETRIYKKLLANHNEVVKISIEALAKEFNASNEFVMGFVDGVNDSLKTPFDLEKVTAEEELTFDIDFENLYFNMLDAKAEYLYELPQWDGIFSVEKREEIARKYKDSKTVRNENKIGRNDPCPCGSGKKYKKCCGAGK; encoded by the coding sequence ATGAGTCTTTACAAACAATGGACCGACATGGTTGTAGAATATGTTAAAACAAGAGGAGAAGAAGCTTTTTGGGAAGAATATAGTGACATAGAAACTAGAATTTACAAAAAGTTACTAGCTAACCACAATGAAGTAGTCAAAATAAGCATAGAAGCTTTGGCTAAAGAATTTAATGCATCTAATGAGTTTGTAATGGGATTTGTGGATGGTGTTAATGATAGTTTAAAGACTCCATTTGATTTAGAAAAAGTTACTGCAGAGGAAGAATTAACTTTTGATATAGATTTTGAGAACTTATACTTTAATATGTTAGATGCTAAGGCTGAGTATTTGTATGAGTTACCACAATGGGATGGAATTTTCTCTGTTGAAAAGAGAGAAGAAATAGCTAGAAAATACAAAGATTCTAAAACAGTAAGAAACGAAAACAAAATTGGAAGAAATGATCCTTGTCCATGCGGAAGCGGAAAGAAATACAAGAAGTGCTGTGGAGCAGGAAAATAA
- a CDS encoding lactate utilization protein — MDSSIAYVKEKKIERVIDALNKNNMNGYLVNSKDELIDKIKELVKEGSKVACGGSMTLFETGVIEHLRSNRYDFLDRYEEGLTGEEIKNIFRQSFFSDAYFASSNAITESGEIYNVDGNGNRVAAILYGPDKVIIVAGINKIVKDLDEAIKRNRAVSAPANAKRLNKATPCTRVGYCMDCKSPDRICREYTVIKSQGDKDRIHVIFLNEELGY; from the coding sequence ATGGATAGTAGTATAGCTTATGTTAAAGAGAAAAAAATTGAGAGAGTAATAGATGCACTAAATAAAAATAATATGAACGGATACCTTGTAAATTCGAAGGATGAGTTAATTGATAAAATCAAGGAACTTGTTAAAGAAGGTTCTAAAGTAGCTTGTGGTGGTTCAATGACACTTTTTGAAACAGGGGTAATAGAACACTTAAGAAGTAATAGATATGATTTTTTAGATAGATATGAAGAAGGTTTAACAGGAGAAGAAATAAAAAATATATTTAGACAATCATTTTTTAGTGATGCATATTTTGCTAGCTCTAATGCAATAACTGAAAGTGGTGAAATATATAACGTTGATGGGAATGGTAATAGAGTAGCAGCTATATTATATGGACCAGATAAGGTAATAATAGTAGCTGGAATTAATAAAATAGTTAAGGACTTAGATGAAGCAATAAAGAGAAATAGGGCAGTTTCAGCTCCGGCAAATGCAAAGAGACTTAACAAAGCAACTCCTTGTACTAGGGTTGGTTATTGCATGGATTGTAAATCACCAGATAGGATATGTAGAGAATATACAGTGATAAAAAGCCAAGGGGATAAGGATAGAATCCATGTGATTTTCTTAAATGAGGAACTTGGATATTAG
- a CDS encoding trans-sulfuration enzyme family protein → MCGECEKNVLRFETTAVHGDKGFDPLTGSISFPIYQTATFKHGGLNESTGYDYSRLQNPTREEVESTVAKLEGAKWGIGFSTGVAAITAIINLFKAGDHIIVSDDLYGGTFRLFRDIYEPFGIQHTFVDTTDLNDVINNIKENTKAIFVETPSNPMMKVADIKAIVEIAKEKGIKVIVDNTFLTPYFQKPLSLGADIVVHSGTKFLGGHNDTLAGFIATNDEEIDEKLRFYHKSTGATLSPFDSWLLLRGIKTLHIRMEKSQENAIKIAEFLKKHPKVEEVFYVGLPESKGYEISKKQSTGFGAMISFKVKDVEDVAKVLKKVKVITFAESLGGVESLITYPQTQTHAEVPDEIKEKLGVTKTLLRLSVGIENVNDLIEDLEYALG, encoded by the coding sequence ATGTGTGGAGAGTGTGAAAAAAACGTATTAAGATTTGAAACGACAGCAGTACATGGAGATAAAGGATTTGATCCACTAACAGGGTCAATAAGTTTTCCAATTTATCAAACGGCTACCTTCAAACATGGTGGTTTAAATGAAAGTACTGGATATGATTACTCTAGACTTCAAAATCCTACGAGAGAAGAAGTAGAGAGTACGGTTGCTAAGTTAGAGGGAGCTAAATGGGGCATAGGTTTTTCTACAGGGGTAGCAGCCATAACAGCTATAATTAATTTGTTTAAGGCAGGAGATCATATTATTGTTTCAGATGATTTATATGGAGGTACCTTTAGATTATTTAGAGATATTTATGAACCTTTTGGAATTCAACATACATTTGTTGATACTACAGATCTAAATGATGTAATAAATAATATTAAAGAAAATACTAAAGCAATTTTTGTTGAAACTCCATCAAATCCTATGATGAAGGTTGCTGATATAAAAGCTATAGTTGAAATTGCAAAAGAAAAGGGAATTAAGGTAATCGTAGATAATACGTTTTTAACACCATATTTCCAAAAACCATTAAGCTTAGGTGCTGATATTGTAGTTCATAGTGGAACTAAATTTTTAGGAGGACACAATGATACATTAGCAGGATTCATAGCAACAAATGATGAGGAAATAGATGAAAAATTAAGATTTTATCATAAATCTACTGGGGCAACATTATCACCATTTGATTCATGGCTTTTATTAAGAGGTATTAAGACTCTTCATATAAGAATGGAGAAAAGCCAAGAAAATGCAATAAAAATCGCTGAATTCTTAAAGAAGCATCCAAAGGTAGAAGAGGTATTTTATGTGGGACTCCCAGAATCTAAGGGATATGAAATATCTAAAAAACAATCTACTGGCTTTGGAGCAATGATTTCATTTAAAGTTAAAGATGTGGAGGATGTAGCAAAGGTATTAAAGAAAGTAAAGGTTATAACTTTTGCTGAAAGCTTAGGGGGAGTAGAAAGCTTGATTACATATCCTCAAACTCAAACACATGCAGAGGTTCCAGATGAAATAAAAGAAAAGCTTGGGGTAACAAAAACGCTTCTTAGACTTTCTGTTGGAATTGAGAATGTTAATGATTTAATTGAAGATTTAGAATATGCATTGGGGTGA
- a CDS encoding trans-sulfuration enzyme family protein, with protein sequence MRFGTKLIHNGNEIDEETGALSIPIYQASTYHQRDIDNFGKYDYSRSGNPTREALENTIAQLENGYKGFAFSSGMAATSSVLSIFSAGDHIVICEDVYGGTYRITTKVLSRFNIEFTFVDASDVENIRKAIKENTKAIFLETPSNPLLKITDLKGAISIAKEKDILVIVDNTFMSPYLQKPLDLGADIVVHSATKFIGGHSDVVGGLAVAKNKDLADRIYAIQNSFGAILGPQDCWLLLRGIKTLKVRLDAHQETAGKLSKWLSEKEQVEEVYYPGIEGHPGKEIHFSQASGAGAVLSFKFKTLEQTKYFLNNIENAAFAVSLGGVETIVSYPAKMSHAAIPREEREALGVSDTLIRVSVGLEEFEDLVESFSKAII encoded by the coding sequence ATGAGATTTGGAACAAAATTAATTCATAATGGCAACGAAATAGATGAAGAAACTGGGGCATTAAGTATACCAATATATCAAGCATCAACTTATCATCAAAGAGATATCGATAACTTTGGGAAGTATGATTATTCAAGAAGTGGAAATCCTACAAGAGAAGCATTAGAAAACACTATAGCACAGCTTGAAAATGGATATAAGGGATTTGCTTTTTCATCTGGAATGGCAGCCACTTCATCAGTTTTATCAATATTTTCTGCAGGAGATCACATAGTAATTTGTGAAGATGTTTATGGGGGAACTTATAGAATAACTACTAAAGTTTTAAGCAGATTCAATATAGAATTTACTTTTGTAGATGCTTCTGATGTAGAGAATATAAGAAAAGCTATTAAAGAAAATACAAAAGCAATATTTTTAGAGACACCTTCAAATCCATTATTAAAGATAACTGACTTAAAAGGTGCTATCTCAATAGCAAAAGAAAAGGACATACTTGTTATAGTAGATAATACTTTTATGTCACCATATCTTCAAAAACCTTTAGACTTAGGAGCAGATATTGTGGTACATAGTGCAACTAAATTTATAGGTGGGCATAGTGATGTAGTTGGTGGTTTAGCAGTAGCAAAAAATAAGGACTTAGCAGATAGAATATATGCAATTCAAAATTCTTTCGGGGCGATATTAGGACCACAGGATTGCTGGTTATTACTTAGGGGAATTAAAACCCTTAAAGTAAGACTAGATGCACATCAAGAAACAGCCGGAAAACTCTCTAAGTGGTTAAGTGAAAAAGAACAAGTTGAAGAGGTTTATTATCCAGGAATAGAAGGACATCCAGGAAAAGAAATTCACTTCTCTCAAGCGTCAGGAGCTGGAGCAGTACTTTCTTTTAAGTTTAAGACTTTGGAACAAACAAAATATTTCTTAAATAATATAGAAAATGCAGCTTTTGCAGTATCCTTAGGAGGAGTGGAAACTATAGTTTCATATCCAGCTAAAATGTCTCATGCAGCTATTCCAAGAGAAGAAAGAGAAGCACTTGGAGTGAGTGATACATTAATCAGGGTATCTGTTGGACTTGAAGAATTTGAAGATTTAGTTGAAAGTTTTAGTAAAGCTATAATATAA
- a CDS encoding MFS transporter — MEQTNNAVYKRRWTILFTTVLLTFMSTLDSSIVNVALPVMAKKLSVSMASIGWVVSSYLIIIVGTILIFGRLGDIKGKTKMFKIGIVIFTIGSLLCGLSNSLVMLVIARVIQAIGAAGTMATNQGIITHVFPANERGRALGLNGTFVALGSMVGPPLGGFIVSAFSWEYIFLINVPIGIIAFIMAMNTLPKSSEVVDEPLDVKGALLFAISIILLFGALVQGQEIGYDNKFIIGGFIIAIVAFIVFIYVERRISVPLLHMELFSNKLFSLSVFCAFISFVAIGSSNIILPFYLQDVMKLSPSFTGILMMVSPIILAVVAPMSGYLSDKIGSEVLTFIGLILTSIGLLLIGTLNQYSAVALLIMFIAIMTLGNGMFQSPNNSLVMSTVPKHKLGIAGSINALVRNLGMVFGVSLSTTLLYNRMSAKIGHHVTSYVNGRDDVFIYGMRWVYYSAAAICVLGAILTAYRLYGAKKKRASE, encoded by the coding sequence ATGGAGCAAACAAATAATGCAGTATATAAGAGAAGATGGACGATATTGTTTACTACAGTGCTACTAACATTTATGTCAACCTTAGATAGTAGTATTGTAAATGTAGCCCTACCAGTTATGGCTAAAAAATTATCTGTTAGCATGGCATCAATTGGATGGGTGGTATCAAGTTATTTAATAATTATTGTAGGAACTATTTTAATATTTGGAAGACTTGGAGACATTAAAGGTAAAACTAAGATGTTTAAAATAGGAATAGTGATCTTTACCATTGGATCATTATTATGTGGTTTATCTAATTCCTTAGTAATGCTTGTAATAGCAAGAGTTATTCAAGCAATTGGAGCTGCAGGAACTATGGCAACAAATCAGGGAATAATTACGCATGTATTCCCTGCGAATGAAAGAGGAAGAGCGCTTGGACTTAATGGAACATTTGTTGCATTAGGCTCTATGGTTGGTCCTCCTTTAGGTGGATTTATAGTATCTGCATTTAGTTGGGAATATATATTTTTAATAAATGTTCCTATAGGAATAATAGCATTCATTATGGCGATGAATACATTACCTAAGTCCTCTGAGGTAGTAGATGAACCGTTAGATGTTAAAGGAGCATTATTATTTGCGATTTCAATAATCTTATTATTTGGAGCATTAGTTCAAGGGCAAGAAATTGGATATGATAATAAATTCATAATAGGTGGATTTATTATAGCAATAGTTGCTTTCATTGTTTTTATTTATGTAGAAAGAAGAATATCTGTACCACTTTTACATATGGAACTCTTTAGTAATAAGTTGTTTTCACTAAGCGTGTTCTGTGCATTTATTTCTTTTGTAGCCATAGGCTCCTCAAATATAATACTTCCATTTTATTTGCAGGATGTTATGAAGCTTTCACCATCATTTACTGGAATACTTATGATGGTGTCGCCTATAATATTAGCTGTGGTAGCGCCTATGAGTGGATATTTATCAGATAAAATAGGATCTGAAGTACTAACTTTTATAGGATTGATATTAACAAGTATAGGGTTATTATTAATTGGAACCTTAAATCAATATTCAGCTGTAGCTTTATTAATAATGTTTATAGCTATTATGACTTTGGGAAATGGTATGTTCCAATCACCTAATAATTCATTGGTTATGTCTACAGTGCCTAAGCATAAACTAGGCATTGCAGGAAGTATAAATGCCCTAGTGAGAAATTTAGGTATGGTATTTGGAGTATCCTTATCAACAACACTTTTATATAACAGAATGAGTGCGAAGATAGGGCATCATGTTACTAGCTACGTAAATGGCAGAGATGATGTATTTATATATGGAATGAGATGGGTTTATTATTCAGCAGCAGCTATATGTGTTTTAGGTGCAATTCTTACAGCATATAGACTTTATGGTGCAAAGAAGAAACGAGCAAGTGAATAG
- a CDS encoding ROK family protein, translating into MNKLSGNPKIMKEVNSGLIKQVLKEKTTATRAEIVKYTGISTTTVRTLIEELIIDKEIVSVGYDDSSGGRRAERYALNLRNRFSLSFYMDDRNINYATYNQLGDIVEKRSIKAEGKSIYEFIEDMFKVYKIKAIGIGVSGVVDKGNFFSGRNLNNWSKSNIGEYLSQKYNIPVILENDLNAIALGFSMNYIKEMNEVDINTLNLVYINFTKSGVGAGIIANGKLVRGENNFAGELGFIPIGKEGHLNRVLNDDPDDKSYAKIIAKVITTVNCIINPAFIVVGGDSLRRNLFEDIKEECKNYAPNNIIPKIMLSEDSSDDYLDGIAYLTNEAMNSGIKLIKNETK; encoded by the coding sequence GTGAATAAGTTATCAGGAAATCCAAAGATAATGAAAGAAGTTAATAGTGGGTTAATAAAACAAGTTTTAAAGGAAAAAACCACAGCAACACGAGCAGAAATTGTTAAATATACAGGAATAAGCACAACAACAGTTAGAACATTAATTGAAGAATTAATTATAGATAAAGAAATAGTTAGTGTAGGCTATGATGATTCAAGCGGTGGAAGAAGAGCAGAAAGATATGCTTTAAATTTAAGAAATAGGTTTTCTCTATCTTTTTATATGGATGATAGAAATATTAATTATGCAACGTATAATCAATTAGGGGATATTGTAGAGAAAAGATCCATTAAAGCTGAAGGTAAATCTATATACGAGTTTATAGAAGATATGTTTAAAGTATATAAAATTAAGGCGATAGGAATAGGGGTATCTGGAGTAGTTGATAAGGGAAACTTTTTTTCTGGGAGAAATCTTAACAATTGGAGTAAATCAAATATTGGGGAATATCTTTCGCAAAAATATAACATTCCAGTTATACTTGAAAATGACTTAAATGCGATAGCTTTGGGTTTTAGTATGAATTATATAAAAGAAATGAATGAAGTAGATATTAATACCTTAAACCTTGTGTATATAAATTTCACTAAATCAGGGGTAGGAGCTGGAATAATAGCAAATGGAAAGCTTGTAAGGGGAGAAAATAATTTTGCTGGAGAATTAGGCTTTATACCAATAGGAAAAGAAGGACATCTAAATAGAGTATTAAATGATGATCCTGATGATAAAAGCTATGCAAAAATTATTGCCAAAGTTATAACTACAGTAAACTGTATTATAAACCCTGCATTTATTGTAGTAGGTGGAGATTCGCTTAGGAGAAACCTTTTTGAAGATATAAAGGAAGAGTGTAAAAATTACGCTCCAAACAATATAATCCCAAAGATAATGTTATCAGAAGATAGTAGCGATGATTATTTGGATGGAATAGCTTATTTAACTAATGAAGCTATGAATAGTGGCATTAAGCTTATTAAAAATGAGACTAAATAA
- a CDS encoding HAD family hydrolase — MIKWIVFDVDGTLIETALSNLLGLQEVMKDLYGLEYSKEELRYLMGIPGDEALSKLGVKEELIKDTWKQWSDNVKKYAKFNYIFDGIEDTLSKLRERYSLGIVTSKTKAQLVEDFGEAGILEYFKVFICKDDTEKHKPNPDPLLKLMERAKIQGEEAIYLGDALVDYEAASAARMLFGHCRYAEKTEDIKCELVFNKPEEITNYFIG; from the coding sequence ATGATTAAATGGATTGTTTTTGATGTTGATGGAACTTTAATAGAAACAGCCTTATCAAATCTTTTAGGACTGCAGGAAGTTATGAAAGATTTATATGGATTAGAATACTCAAAAGAAGAGCTAAGATACTTAATGGGAATACCAGGAGATGAAGCATTAAGTAAACTTGGAGTAAAAGAAGAATTAATCAAAGACACTTGGAAACAGTGGAGCGATAATGTAAAGAAGTATGCAAAATTTAATTATATATTTGATGGAATAGAAGATACGCTTAGTAAACTAAGAGAAAGATATTCCTTAGGAATAGTAACATCTAAAACTAAAGCACAATTAGTAGAAGACTTTGGGGAAGCAGGTATACTAGAATATTTTAAAGTATTTATATGTAAAGATGATACAGAAAAACACAAACCTAATCCAGATCCATTATTAAAGTTAATGGAAAGAGCAAAGATTCAAGGTGAAGAGGCAATATACCTTGGAGATGCTTTGGTAGATTATGAAGCAGCTAGTGCTGCAAGAATGTTGTTTGGTCACTGTAGATATGCAGAGAAAACAGAGGATATTAAATGCGAACTTGTATTTAATAAACCAGAGGAAATAACTAATTATTTTATAGGTTAG
- the rlmH gene encoding 23S rRNA (pseudouridine(1915)-N(3))-methyltransferase RlmH: MNITIITVGKLKEKYLRDAIDEYAKRLSRYCKLEIIELQDEKTPDNASEKEEEAIKEKEGQAILNKIKDNMFVIAMDLAGKQLSSEEFSDYIENQGVMGNSNIAFIIGGSLGISKAVLSRANYKLCFSKMTFPHQLFRVMLLEQIYRGFRIMKGEPYHK, translated from the coding sequence ATGAATATAACAATTATTACAGTTGGAAAATTGAAAGAAAAATACTTAAGAGATGCAATAGATGAATATGCAAAAAGACTATCTAGGTATTGTAAGCTTGAGATAATAGAGCTTCAGGATGAGAAAACTCCTGATAATGCTTCAGAGAAGGAAGAAGAGGCTATTAAGGAGAAAGAAGGGCAAGCAATATTAAATAAAATTAAGGATAATATGTTTGTTATAGCTATGGACTTAGCTGGAAAGCAATTAAGCTCAGAAGAATTTTCAGATTACATAGAAAACCAAGGGGTAATGGGAAACTCGAATATTGCCTTTATAATAGGCGGAAGCTTAGGAATATCAAAAGCTGTCTTAAGTAGGGCAAATTATAAATTATGCTTCTCAAAGATGACTTTCCCTCATCAACTATTTAGAGTTATGCTGCTAGAACAGATTTATAGAGGGTTTAGGATAATGAAGGGTGAACCGTACCATAAGTAA
- a CDS encoding alpha/beta fold hydrolase, whose amino-acid sequence MENSKLESKYLNSVTCSTVVSEDGTKIGYRSFGEGPGLIVIHGALSSSAEFMEFAEALSASFTVHVLDRRGRGLSGPQGEDYSIYKECEDVKAVQGATGAEYIFGHSYGGLVTLEAVRKGIPVTKIALYEPGVTVHSNPSDWTWIFEYEKAMNKKDFRGAFAFFVRGAGHTPLTKMPLWYAKFILRMMIRGEHWKRIQKLLSENLNEHKQVMSLSSTFTNYENIDTEILLISGEKSPKSVHEMMQVLRNTIPKAKSKVLAKLDHLAPENRNAPVEVAKHVKNYFL is encoded by the coding sequence ATGGAGAATTCAAAATTAGAGTCAAAATATTTAAATTCAGTTACGTGCTCAACTGTTGTTTCTGAGGATGGAACAAAAATTGGTTATAGAAGTTTTGGCGAAGGTCCTGGACTTATTGTAATTCATGGTGCTCTTAGTTCATCAGCTGAATTTATGGAATTTGCAGAAGCACTTTCAGCTTCTTTTACCGTGCATGTTTTAGATCGAAGAGGACGAGGGTTGAGCGGTCCGCAAGGAGAAGATTATTCTATCTACAAAGAATGTGAAGATGTTAAAGCAGTACAAGGAGCAACTGGTGCAGAGTATATATTCGGTCATAGTTACGGCGGTCTTGTAACCTTAGAGGCAGTTCGAAAAGGTATCCCAGTTACAAAAATTGCACTCTATGAACCAGGCGTTACTGTACATTCAAATCCATCAGATTGGACATGGATATTTGAGTACGAAAAAGCTATGAATAAGAAAGATTTTAGGGGAGCCTTTGCCTTTTTTGTGAGAGGTGCAGGACACACCCCTTTAACAAAAATGCCATTATGGTATGCTAAATTTATTCTTAGAATGATGATACGTGGAGAGCATTGGAAGAGAATTCAAAAACTGTTATCAGAGAATTTAAATGAGCACAAACAGGTGATGAGCCTATCCTCAACCTTCACTAATTATGAAAATATTGATACAGAAATATTATTAATCTCAGGGGAAAAGAGTCCAAAATCCGTACATGAAATGATGCAAGTTTTGAGAAACACTATACCTAAGGCCAAATCCAAAGTATTAGCTAAATTGGATCACCTTGCTCCGGAGAATAGAAATGCTCCAGTGGAAGTTGCAAAACATGTGAAGAATTATTTTTTATAA